The Candidatus Dependentiae bacterium genomic interval TGCTAACGCTTCACGTGGGCTAACTGAAAATCCTTCACCACGAGAAAGGAGCACGTAACAATCAAGAGATGTTATAAAATCAACATATTGTTTGTGTGTATAGGTTTCATTGATAATTTCAACGTTGGTTAAGTTAAGCTGCTTTACGCGCTCGTGTAGATTTTTACATGAGCCTCCAGCACGGCCGTGTAAAATGAGCTGAACCTTTGGGTTATTGCCAAACTCTTGAGCAAAAGCTTCTAGTATAAGCGCAAGGTTTTTTCGGTAATTAAAACCAGCAGAAACGCCAAATCTAAAAATATCGCCTGGTGTTTTACGCACTTCTTTTTTTAAAAAGTCTTCTAAATACGCACCATGAGGTAACGTAAACACAGGTGTTTTAATGCCACTTTTAATAAACAGGTCTTTACAAAAGGTATCAGTAACTACAACAACATCAAAGTCATTGTTAAGTATAGGAATCCATTGAGGTGGTATAGGATCTGCTTCAAACATTATGTAAGCAATACGAATGTGACTTTCTTTGGGCACGTGATGATACGCTGCCCCTTTATTATTAGCTGGCAACGTAAGCAATAAGCTTACTGCACCTGGAGCTTTATCGGGGTTGTTTACAACCTCTTGAACACGTTGTGGTACATCTTGAAATGTTACAGCGTTACTGCTAGGTATAAAATTTAATTTTACATCGTCTTTGAGCATATCAATAAGCAATATAGGAAGCCGTGCAATGCTTTCAGCAAACCATATCTCTCCTACAACACTAAGATCATAGGGATATTGTTGCAAAGCAAAGGTATTAGATAGAGTGGTAAGTAAACTTATATAACAGACTAAACGGTTCATGAGTAAAGCTCCTGAGCTTATGTTGAAGTGGTGATCACTTATTTTTATGCCTGATCAAGCTTAAAAAAGAGCTTAAAAAAATGCAAGTTATTATCCTATCCAGAGCTATAAAAAGAGGTCACGACTTCTCTCAGGGCAACCACTTAAAGCAATAGCAACTCTATTTAATCTGTCAGTTTTATTATCGTATGCGCGCGTTGTAAAAATAATTTAAGGCGTCGATAGTCATTTGCAGTCAGCAGAGAAAACGTTTCTATAAACTTAGATAAATTCTCTTGTGTTAATGCGTTGTTATCTGAAAGATTTTTAAGTAATGCAAGAAGCAGCTCATCAAGAGAAAAAAGGTGATGAGAAAACTCAAAAAGTATATGTAAATAGTGTTCATGCGAAAAAAATTGTACTATCTGTTGATGATTTGCATGGCATACAAAGGCATGAATTTTAGGTGGCTCAGGAGCAAGTTGATAGAGCAATTTGTCTTTTTCTAGGTATCCTATGGTTAAACAGGAAAAAGTGGTATGCAAAAATTCAAAAATCTGCGGCTGATCTCTTTTAAGTTCAGCTTCTGTCTTTTTGTAAGCATAGGCTGTTCTTGAAGGGTCCAGTGATCCTGTTTGTATAAAATACACAAGGCCAAAGAGCACGCGTGTTTCTGTCTCTAGGGTCACAAGAGAGCCAAAAGAAGGAAAATTGTCCCACTGCCATGTTTGTGCTCGCCAAATAGTAAGTGAACTTTCTATAACTTCAGCAAAAGGTTGTTGTGCGTTCATGAGAGGAAACTTTTTCGGTGAATGGTGCTTGGGCCTTTTAATTCAAGTGCTTGCTTGTGAAGCTTGGTTGCGTATCCTTTATGCTGGCTTAAACTATACCCTGGTAGATTTATATCTAAACGGCACATAAGTGCATCTCGAGTCACTTTGGCAATAATAGAAGCCGCTGCAATAGAAGAAGAGAGCGTTTCGCCATAATTAAAGTAGACTACGGGAATTTCTGTATGTTCAAGTAGCAAAGGCATAGCATCGACCAATATATACTCTGGTTGCATGGGTAGTAACGCCAGTAATTGTGTTGTAGATCGTTTCATAGCTTGTAAAGTTGCCCTATAAATATTAATATCATCAATAATTCTATTATGTATAAAGCTTACTGCGTAAAACGAATTATCTAAAAGCCATGCATAAGCTACGGATCTCTCTTTAGGTGACAGCAACTTTGAATCTTGTAATAGTTCATGGTGAGTATGCGGTTTGAGCATGACAGTGGCTGTAACGACAGGCCCTGCAAGGCAACCACGACCTACTTCATCAACTCCTAGGACATTAGTTTGGTTTTTCCAAGCAGCATGTTCATAGAGTAAAGGAGTAAAGTCAGGTGTGCGTTTAAAAGTTGGCATATATTATGTTTTCCATTTGACAAGAATCTTAAATTGAGTACAATTAGAAATAACGCAGTGATATATAACCAGACTATCATACATTCTTACAAATGGTAAGGGAAGGAGATTCTTATGTCATCAACAGCACTTAGAGTAAAAGAGCTGCTTAGAGAAAAAGGTTGGACAACCAAAATATTAGCAGAAAAAACTGGTATGTCAGAAAGTTATTTGACACATATCAAAAATGGCACACGTCGTTGGAATGAAGATTCCCTGAAAAAACTTGCTAATGCATTTGAAGTTAGTCCGATTGATTTATTTGCACAACGTCGTAAACGTACTGATGATATTGATAGCAACGTAAGTATGCCAGAAAAATCAGAAGTTCAATTAAAAGTACAAATTGTACCTGTTGTAGGGGATATACCTTCTAATCCGTCACCGTATAACAACCAGCTTATGCAGTTGACCACTGGATTTAAAGATATTTTTGTACCTGTGTTAAATTCTACCGATGGAGCAATGTTTGCTTTATCACTTTCAAGCAACCAGTTAGCACCAGCTTTTGATAAAGGCGATGTACTAATTGTTTCACCTGAAGTCTGGACTCGCTCTGGCGATATAGCAGCAGTTGAATTTGGCAATGAAACACCGGTCAAAGCAGTAATGCAAGTAACCTATACAGATGATTTTATTGTACTTGAGTCCGTAAACCATAAGAGCTCACCTATAGCCCTTGTGCGCGGAAAAGATCATTTTAGAATTATTGGCAGAATAATCGCGCGTCATCAACGTTTTGAGTAAGCGCTTTATTTTTAGCCAATACTAAATAAAACCGCACGTACGTTGGCGTAGACGTTCGTGTAGTTTTATAGTGTCATTTTATTACACTTCCACTTAGTAGAGGATTTACTATGTTACGTTACGAAACGCTTCTTTTAGCAGTGCCAGAAATTACTGCTGACGAAGCAAACACACTAGAAACCCAGCTTGATAAGACTATTCAAGATCATAAGGGTACCATGCTTTCTTTTGAGCGTTGGGGAAAATATTCTCTTGCTTATCCAGTAAGAAAATATGATTATGGTGTTTATTTTCTTACTCGCTTTGAAGTAGGTTTAGAGACTAAAGATGCACTTTTAGAAGCTCTACGTACTTTATTTGCAGTTAAGTACAATGAACTTATTATGCGTCATGTTATTGTTCGTCTTGATTCTAGCGCTTCACTTGAGTATAGCCGTCCAGAATCATTAGAAGAAGTACCAACACGCGATGTTGAAACCTTCTTAAAAGAAAATAAAATGACTGGATTTTTAGGTAAATCAAGTTCTGCTGCTTCAGCTGACCTTGGTGACAGTGATGCAGATGATTTTAAAGACTTAGAACAATAGGAGCTACCATGGCACGTAAAGTTAAATTAAAAATTAGCGGTAGATTACTCCGCAAAAAAACACGTCGTAGCGGTTATGGTGCAGCTAAACAATGTCGCTTTTGCTCAAATGCTCAAGTTGCCACTGTTTTAGATTATAAAAACGTACCTTTGCTTAAAAACTTCTTAACAGAACGCGGCAAGATTTTACCATCACGTATCTCTGGTACCTGTGCTAAACATCAACGCCTTGTAACTACAGAAATTAAGCAAGCTCGTATAATGGCTTTACTGCCGTTTACAGCAGCTACATTCTAATAAAATTAAAAAGGCCCGTAGAAATACGGGTCTTTTTTTTGTCTATTTTTTCTTTAGCTAAGCTTTTGTATCTGTCTAGTCTGGTGGTTGTCAGGAGAATGTCTTTTGTAGGTGCTTACCTGAATGTTAGACATTGTAGCTCGAGCAGAAGAAGAATCTTCAAAATATGCTTGAGCATACTGAGAAAACATTAAGTTATTGGTAGTTCTTGCTTTTACTCTAAGAGTAATAGTAGTAGGTTGATCGGGTTCTAAAGAACATATGTTTCGAAAAATGAGGCGTCTTTGATTATCAGTAACTTGTATAGCTTCTAGTTTAAAAGCATCTGAATGAGCTTCTAGTAGTTGCAGATATTCAGGTAGAAAGTCAGTTATAGTTATGCTTTTATTGGTATATGCTCTGTTTGGAGTAAACGTAATTATATAAGCAGCTGGACCGTTATCTACTTCTTGAGGCCCTTGAATAACCAAGCTGTCAGGTTGTAAAGATTTTGTTTGGGGCTTGATTAGAGTCACTGTAGCAACAGACATGTAGAGTGCTTGTGCTAAATTAACACTTGTTATAGTGTTTTTCTCTTCTTGTGTAAAAAACTTTTCTATAAATTCTGTATCATTATCGTCATTTAAAAGATAGCTATCGATAACCTCAGAGATATCTTCGCATCTCAGAGCGCTATTTTGAGTAGAAATAAATGCTGTTGTAAGAGAAGTATAAGTAAAGCCAACAATCAAAAGTAACCCGTAGTTGCATAGAGATACATAGCTCATAGTAAGCTCCAGATATAAAAATGTAAAAACTAACCTATGCAAAAAGCCTCGT includes:
- the rpsF gene encoding 30S ribosomal protein S6, with the protein product MLRYETLLLAVPEITADEANTLETQLDKTIQDHKGTMLSFERWGKYSLAYPVRKYDYGVYFLTRFEVGLETKDALLEALRTLFAVKYNELIMRHVIVRLDSSASLEYSRPESLEEVPTRDVETFLKENKMTGFLGKSSSAASADLGDSDADDFKDLEQ
- a CDS encoding 30S ribosomal protein S18: MARKVKLKISGRLLRKKTRRSGYGAAKQCRFCSNAQVATVLDYKNVPLLKNFLTERGKILPSRISGTCAKHQRLVTTEIKQARIMALLPFTAATF
- a CDS encoding ribonuclease HII → MPTFKRTPDFTPLLYEHAAWKNQTNVLGVDEVGRGCLAGPVVTATVMLKPHTHHELLQDSKLLSPKERSVAYAWLLDNSFYAVSFIHNRIIDDINIYRATLQAMKRSTTQLLALLPMQPEYILVDAMPLLLEHTEIPVVYFNYGETLSSSIAAASIIAKVTRDALMCRLDINLPGYSLSQHKGYATKLHKQALELKGPSTIHRKSFLS
- a CDS encoding glycosyltransferase, whose amino-acid sequence is MNRLVCYISLLTTLSNTFALQQYPYDLSVVGEIWFAESIARLPILLIDMLKDDVKLNFIPSSNAVTFQDVPQRVQEVVNNPDKAPGAVSLLLTLPANNKGAAYHHVPKESHIRIAYIMFEADPIPPQWIPILNNDFDVVVVTDTFCKDLFIKSGIKTPVFTLPHGAYLEDFLKKEVRKTPGDIFRFGVSAGFNYRKNLALILEAFAQEFGNNPKVQLILHGRAGGSCKNLHERVKQLNLTNVEIINETYTHKQYVDFITSLDCYVLLSRGEGFSVSPREALAAGIPCILSNNSAHTTICKTGFVRAVNTESTVTVLYPDFNNYPATMWNADFDDSCKALKEVYEYYPSYKYKALKGRQWVKHYLIENLKPYYLSLIKPTKVVLGQHNHITKEHLMTNSPELYKKYNQLIELQK
- a CDS encoding helix-turn-helix transcriptional regulator produces the protein MSSTALRVKELLREKGWTTKILAEKTGMSESYLTHIKNGTRRWNEDSLKKLANAFEVSPIDLFAQRRKRTDDIDSNVSMPEKSEVQLKVQIVPVVGDIPSNPSPYNNQLMQLTTGFKDIFVPVLNSTDGAMFALSLSSNQLAPAFDKGDVLIVSPEVWTRSGDIAAVEFGNETPVKAVMQVTYTDDFIVLESVNHKSSPIALVRGKDHFRIIGRIIARHQRFE